The Syntrophorhabdaceae bacterium region TGACCGGTCCCGTACAGAGGAACAGGAAAAAGATGGAGATTGCGAGTAGCCCCATGGCGAGTGGTCTGTTGGACGAGGTGAGCGCGAAAAAAGATACGGGCGCTGCAAAGAATACCGAACCGGCAAGCATTAATGCGTACCCCGCGTGATTGCGCCTCTGCCATAAGGTCGCCGCGAAACCCCCGAGCAGTGTGCCCGCCAGCCCTGCTACCACGATCACCACTCCAAAGAAATTATCGGCCTTTAACGTGGAAAGCCCGTGGACCTGCTCCAGGAATGTAGGACCCCAGAAGGCGAAGGCCCCCAGCGCGAACGTGTATGCAACATAACCCCAGATAATGAGATTGAAATCCGCGTTGCCAAAAAGACCCAGGATATCCTTGAGACCAGGTTTTACGCGCGCCTCAACTCTGTTTTCATCTGATTCACCCCGTTCAGGTTCACGAAAAGGAAAGAGGATTAGCGCGAGCAAAAGCCCGGGCGCACCCGCCCAGAAGAAGGCGCTCCGCCAACCCCAATGTGCCTCGATCACGCCGCCAAGGATATAGCCGATAGCGGACCCCACAGGAATCGCTACATAAAAGATGGTAAGGGCGTTGTTCCTCTTCGCGGGACGCCAAGTGTCGGAGATGAGCCCCGGACTGATCGTGGCGTAGCTCGCCTCACCCACTCCCACAAGTACCCGAAAGCAGAGCAGCATGGTGAAACCCTGAGCAAAGCCCGTCAGAACGGTGCCAATGCTCCAGACAAAAATGCCGAGGATAATAAGACCCTTGCGGGAAATACGGTCTCCCAGATAACCGAAAAAAGGGGACGTAACAAAATAACCGATCATAAAGGCCGTAAAGAGCCGCCCGGAATCCCCGTAGCTGACGCCGAAATCGGCAGCCAGAGGCGTTCGGACTGCGTTCAGAACATACCGGTCCAGATAGTGAAAGAGATTGAGCCCGGTGAGGATGGACAGGAGGGGTGCCGCTCCGATCTTTCTATTCATAAAGGCTAAGAGATTCCTTTCTTTATCCGCCCGCCTGTATCGATGGGCATTCACATGGTGAAATAAACTACGTTCAATACATTATCAGGAATTGGAAACGTATTTGTCAAGCGACATAAAGCGCGGTAGTCGGGCCACCTCCGTGATGGGCTGAGGCTCAATCCGCTCATGTCGTTTTGTCGCTTTGCCTGCTAATCCAGCAGGCCTTGACCCTCGAGATTGCTCTGTGTGGGTAGGTATATACGCCATGTCGAGCTCACGGCGCACGAGAAAGAGAAACTCTTCGTAAGCACTAAGACGGCAATAAGGGGTAACTCGAACCGGGCAAGATCGACGAGTTATCGGGAACGCAATGTTGAGGACAGTCGCTCAACCGTATAGCTTGCGAAGGCACCAGGCCATCCTTTTCCCGAGCAGCGCTACTCCTTGAATGCCCTCTTCATCTTTTTCCACGTCTCCGATGTTTCTACCCACGCCAATACCGCGCCCAATTATGATCATCTGCCCGGCAAGAAAGAAATGGTTCATGGAGTCCATGGTGTGTATGGCGCCTGAGCGACGGACGGCGACCACAGCAGCGCCTACCTTGTTCTTGTACATTCCATCGTTAGCCATGGAGACGAAAGCGGTTCTGTCGATCAAGGCCTTCATCTCGGTTGTTACATCGGCAAAATAGACCGGCGAGCCGAGGATAATCCCTTCTGCCCTGGTCATCTTCTCGATGCATTCATTGGCGTCGTCATTTTTCACGGCGCAGCGCCCGTCCTTGTTTTCAAAACACTTATAGCAGGCAATGCAGCCGTGGATCGTTTTTTGCGATAGCTGCACCAGTTCCGTTTCCACCCCTACTTCTTCGAGTTGCCGGAAGATGTGGTTGATGAGGATGGTAGTGTTGCCATCCTTTCTCGGACTACCATTAAAGGCAACGACCTTCATACAATTTTCTCCTTTCCGATTATGGTAACCTTGTGACCTCGCGAGAAAGATGAGCCATTCCCGCAGGCTCTTACAGTTTGATATATGTCTTCGGGGCCAGGTTCGTTTCTCTCGTCCACACCGTGGCTTGAGCGTTTGCAATCCGGAAGACCTTGATCGCGGCCTGCCCGTGGGCATCGGCCACGGACTTCAGGAAAGGCCGTGCCGTGAGAACCTCTTCGGCCACACCCGGTCCTTCGAGGAATTCCGCCTTGCCGCTCACCCGCACCTGAATGCCGCTCTTAAAGTCATTGAAACAGAGCTCAACGTTGGGGTTTGCCACAAGCTGTTTGTACATGTCCTTCACTGTCGCAAGCTGGATGAGAATGCCTCTTTCGTCTGCTTTAAACATCTGCATCCCCCGTACACGCGGCGCGTTGCCCTCGACGGTCGCGAGAAAACAAACCGGATTTGATCTCACAAAGCTGATCACTTCTTCTTTAGTCATGTCTCTCTCCTTTTTGCTACTTTCTTTGTTGGCCCTATACTTATGCCGCACTCTACGAACGGCATGAAGAGCCTAATAAAAGCTCCCCACCCTGTCAAGGCCTTTCTCGTATCCAATCGGTACACCCCAATCCTGCCGCGAGGATAGCGACAATCTGAACACGCTTAAGACATCCCCCAGGCACATGAAAACCTACCCTTCCACCAGATCGGCCTCGGAATCGATCGAAAGGTAGACATGCCTGCCCACCATAAAACCGCCGTTCTCGATCTCCATGTTAGTCATCATGCCAAAATCCTCGCGGTTAATCCTGGTTACCGCTTTAAAGCCGAACGTAGTGTATAATCGGTCATCATCCTGGAATCGGGAAGGACCGGCTAAGCTCGTATCCAGAGTGACAAGGCGTGTCACACCGTGCAGGGTCAATTCTCCGTGGATCAGGCACCGATCGAGCGCAGATGCCTCCACGCTCGTGCTTTTGAATCTGATCACAGGGTAAGTTTGAACATCGAGATAGTTAGAGCTACGCAGATCCGCGTCTCGTTTCTCGACCCCTGTGTATATACCCGCCGCGTCAATCTCAGCCGTAACGGATAATGCGCTCATGTTCCGCGGATCGAAGTCGAGAGTGCCTTGTACTTTGCCCAACTGGCCTCGAACCCAGGTGACCATCATATGACGGACCCTGAATTGGGCGGCGGTATGATCGGGATCCAGAACGTATTTTGCCATAACTCCTCCTCCATATGAGAGTTGCAAAAAATACTTACCTCATCGCGAGATAATCTACATATTAATGCACTTTCGTCTTCTGTCAACGGTCGCCATTTACTTTACACGGTTACGGACCTGGACTTATATTAACTGTATGAGTCTGGCGCAAACCTCTACAAAGGAGCGTTGATGAAGGATTACGACGTCATAGTGGTGGGCTCGGGCTCAGGGCTTAATCTCGCCTACAGGGCGGTCTCCAAAAACCTGAAGGTGGCCCTTGTCGCAAGCCAGTACCTGGGTGGAACCTGCATGAATGTGGGCTGCGTGCCCTCCAAGACACTTTTGTATGCGGCCGACCTGGCCACACAGATCAGGGACGCCAGAAGACTCGGCGTGGATTCCCATGTCATGTCCATCGACTTTCCGGCCATCATGGAAAGAATGCGGCAGACGAGGAATAGGGGCGTCGCCTTCATCCGGGACGACCTCAAGGGCACTGAGAACCTTGATTTTTACGAATCCGAAGGGCGATTTGTGGACAATTACACCATAGAGACAGAAGAAGAGCGCATACGGGGCAGCAAAGTATTCATCGCTTCGGGCGCCCGGCCCGCTATTCCACCCATCAAAGGGCTGTCGGACGTACCCTATCTTACCAATGAATCGGTGCTTGACCTCAAGAAACCCCCTCAGAGCATCGTGATTGTCGGCGGCAGTTACATCGGCCTCGAATATGCCCACTTCTTCGCAGCCGTGGGCTCGGCGGTCTCTGTCGTGGAGTATAGTGACAGGTTTCTCACTTTTGAAGAACCGGAAATATCGGCGCTTATCGAAAAATCCATGAAGATGAGGATGAAGATCTATCCCGGTCATGAAGCGCTCTCTGTCTCGAAAAGCGGAAACGGCGTTCTCCTTGCCGCCAGGAACCGGAAAACCGGCGAGGAGAAGGCAGTGGAGGCTGAAACCCTTCTTGTGGCAGCAGGCAGAACCTCGAACGCCACACGCCTCAACGTTGAAAGAACAGGGGTTGCTCTGACGCCCGCCGGATTCATCCGGGTCAATGATTATCTCGAGACGAGCAAGAACGACATCTGGGCTTTGGGGGATGCCACGGGGAGAGCGATGTTCACCCATGCGGCAGACCATGAGGTCGGCGTTCTGTGGCATAATGTGCTGAAAGGCGATACGAATAAAGAAGACAGAATAGAAATGAATTTTGACGCCGTTCCCCATGCTGTTTTCACTATGCCACAGATAGCTTCCGTGGGACTTACCGAGGAGGCTGCCGGAAAGAACCATGATATTCTCGTGGGAGTCGCCCGGTATGCCGATATTGCGCAGGGTGATGTGAGACTTGAGGAGGAAGGATTCGCCAAGGCCATAGTGGAAAAAGGAACGGAACGGATACTCGGCTTTCACATTATCGGCCCTGAAGCATCGAACCTGATTCAGGAGGTCGTGAATGTAGTGGCCCGCAGGGACAGCTATCGGATCATCACCGAGTCCATGCACATATTTCCGGCGCTCTCTGAGCTCATCCCCGAGACCTTAAACCGGCTCGAAGAAAAGGCGCGGTCGTGACTGGACAAGATCCCGATTCTCACTACTCAAGGCATCGCGCCGTTTTCACCCCTTCGTAATTTCAACAGTGGCAGACAGGCGGCAGCAAAATTGCCTCTGAAAGGAGAATGCTCGACATGAATCAGGAAATACGACAGATTGCTCTCGGCTTTGTCAATACGTATCTCGTAAAGGTGGAGGGTGGCCATCTGCTCATCGACACCGGTCTTGGAGAACAGTGGTCGCGGCTTGAGACCGAGTTGCGCGGGGCAGGCTGTTTACCCGAGCAGTTGAAGCTCGTCGTGCTCACCCACGGGGACGTGGATCACGCGGGAAATTGCGATACGCTTCAACAGAAGTACGGCGTGAAGGTCGCCATGCATGCAGGCGATGCAGAGATGGTAAGAACGGGCCGGTTTGGGAGACGTCGGGCCAAGGGCATCACCTTCAAAGTTCTTCACTGGTTTGGCGGACGCGCACGCCGGAACTTTCGAATCTTCGAGCCCGATATTTTGTTGGAACACGGGCAGACGTTAAATCAATACGGGTTGTCGGCGCGGATCATACACGCCCCGGGGCACACCAAAGGATCGATTGCAATATTGACCGAGGACGGGCAACTTTTCGCCGGTGATACGGTTTCCAATCGCGACAAACCGGATAGCGCGCCCTTTATTGAGAATGCGGAGCAACTCCGCGACAGTCTGACGCTTCTCAAAGGGCTTGGTGCACGTACTGTCTATCCCGGGCACGGAAAACCCTTTTCCGCTCAGGCAATGGCCTCGATCACTGTGTAATACTCGACGTGCGATCAATCGGGTGACACTCGCCTGAGCAATGTCCGGTATTGGGACGGTCAAGGGCAGAAGACCCGCGAACGCTTCATCCCAATCGATCCGCCTTAGCTGTCCGGCTGATCAACCGCAAAGGGGTCGTACAGAGATTCAAGAAGGTTTTGAATTCCAAAGGACTTTGGCGCTACCGCTATTAACTGAAAAGGCTCCAGGTATCAGAGCATTTGTCCCGTGGGGGCCATATTGTCGGGAGGTGGCGAGCCCGTCTGCGCCAGGACCTGTTTTCTCTCGCATGTCTTTGATTTGTCCACATTTTCGCAGTACATGCGCACCCATGTTGCGGCGCGCACCCCGGCGTCAGCTCTATAATGACGAAAAAAACCACATATTTGTAAGAACTCACACTTGTCCCGCACCGAAGATTCCTCCCTCGTCTATCGACGAGCTTGCTATTTAGGCCGTTGGCTTAATCCGTGCTTCTCTTCAAGTATATCGGCCACATTCCGCGGCGCTTAAGTCTCCCGATACAAACTCTCCGGATAGCAAAATTGTGTCCGGACAGAACTGTTGCATGAACCGTTCCGGTCTCTCTGCTGCATTCGATCTATCCGGCAATTCGTGCCTTCGGGGAAGAAATCTTTCGGTTAAATCTTCATCTCGAGATTGATCATGTCACCCCGTTTGAAGCCCATCTTGTCGAAAAACTGGAGGAGATCCCAATCTTTCCAGTTGACCACCACATAGATCGTGTCGATACCCACCTTCCTGAACATAGAAGTCATCTCTTTGAAGAGCAGTCGGGCGATACCCTTATTCTGGTGTTCCTTGCGCACGCCGATCGTGTCGATCCAGGCGAAGTTCTCGGGGATGCCGTATTCCCAGCCGCTCGCCTTGCCGAGAATAAAGCCGATCACCTTCCCGTCGATTTCAGCTGCGAGCGACGGCACCCCGGACGTCTCGGCAATTTCCAGTCTGGTTGCCCAATAGGCTTTCCTTCTGGTACCGAGAAGAGATTCGTCGATCTCCGTCACTGCATCGAGGTCCTTCATACTGAGGACTCTGAGTTTCACAGGCCCAGAGAAATCCATAGCGTATACCTCCCGATGTTATGTTATGTTCTTCTCATTTACAGCAAGTATAGCAGGCAAAAGCTGCTTGTCAAGAAAGGTGGTCTTTTGCAAGAAGGGATAGCGGCGAAAAGCTCTGCGCAAGGGCGGATAAGGCACTCACCATTTAGCACCCAGCGCTAAGCATCCGGTTTATGAGCCGGCTTGTGCGAAGCCTTAGCGCCTTTCTTCTGAATACCGCAAAAGCCGTCAATGAGAACGTCAAAGACCATTTGTGAAAGCTGCTCGGGGCTCACGGGACTCTTGGGGTTATACCAGGAATAGATCGAATTACACATGCCGAGCAGGATAAAGCTCATGGCCGTCACCTGATTTCTCTTGACCGAGGTGCCAAAATATTCGGAGAGTACTTTGGCGGTAATCCGAAAGTACTCGCTTTCTTTAGCTATGACCTTATTTAACGATTTCGGCTGAAGGTTTTGCGCTTCATGGAAAAGCGTTTTCGCCTCAGCCATATATTTGGGATATAGCGCCACGTGCCGGAAGATCAGTCTTCTTACCTTTTCCAGTCCGTTGTCGATTTCACCAAGCTCCTCCCACAAATCTTTGAGCACAATATCCATGAAATTGTCCAGGATATAGTAGAGAAGCTCAGTCTTACTGGCAAAATAGTGGTATATACCGCCCTTGCTCAGCCTCGCAGCGGCGGCGATATCCTCCATGCTTGTTTCGGCAAAACCCCTCTTACTGAAGAGCCTGGCTCCGATCTTCGCAATACTGTTCATTCGCTTCACAAGACGCGCGCTATTATCTCTCATAGATTCCTTGGCATCATCAGTCCTTTTTGCCTATTTCACCGCCCACCTTGCATCCTTCTACAGGGAGACGGGCGATCTACTTTCCCGCCCCCCGTAGGGATGTTCTTTTCATGCTTCAAGGGGAATTTCCATTAAACGACCTTCTGCCTTCCTCAAATGCCCGAACGTTCAGCTCAAGAATCTTTTTCGGAAGAAGATCAGTCAATGCGTTCGACCACATCTTATCTTTTATTTCCGGGAAGAAATTAGCAAATGCCCCCACGAGAACCACATTGGCGGCCTGCGCATTTCCGAGCCCGAGTGCAATCTTCTGGCCTTCAACGAGGTGCACATTTTTCTTGAAGTGTTTCTTAAAGACCGCCGCAATGTTTTCAGGGTAGGCGGCCAGGCCAAGATTAACCCCGGGCGGCAATATCTTCTGATCGTTGATCACTATCTTCGCGCCGTCCTTGCAGTAGTTGATATACCTAAGCGCCTCCAAAAGCTCAAAGGCAAGAAGATAATCCACATCCCCATACTTGATCAGGGGCGAATATACTTTCTTGCCGAATCTGAAGTGCGTGGTAACATCTCCGCCTCTCTGGGCCATCCCGTGGACCTCGCTCTTCTTCACATCGTAGCCCGCATCCACAAAGACGTGCGCAAGGATGTTACTGGCAAGGATAGCGCCCTGCCCGCCGACACCGGAGAGCAATATATTGGTTACTCTGTTATTCTCCATCATCCACCTCCTCACGCCTGTCCCGGAAGGATAGCTTCAAATTTACATATCTGCGCGCAGAGACCGCAACCGGGGCATTGAAGCCTGTTGATTGAGACGGTCCCTTTCCTCTTCTTGCCATCTTTCGTGGCACCTTCTTTTTCCACCCAGCTGATGGCCGGGCATCCGATTTCCAGGCAGGCCTTGCATCCCCTGCAAACGTCCGTATCAATCGTGTAATAGGGAAATTGGAACTTTCTCTTTTCTCTTCTGTGAAGCATGCAGGGCCCGTTTTCGGTGATGATAACGGAGGCCTCATCCCGGTTCAGCTCCTCCTTTATCGTTTCCATTGTCTGAGCCACGTTGTAGGGATCTACCTTGCGCACGTTTTTCACGCCCAGCGCTTTGACAAGTTCTTCATAGTTGACCATGTTGGCGGGCTCACCTCTCAACGTGTAACCCGTACCTGCGTGTTCCTGGAGGCCGGTCATACCGGTAATCCGGTTGTCGAGAATAATGGTCGTCGAATATCCCTTGTTGTAAACCGTGTCCATGACCGGGCCGATTCCGCCATGAAGGAACGTAGAGTCGCCTATCACGGCGCACATCTTTCCCAGGCCTTCCTGACCAAAGGCCTTACCAGCCCCGTATGCCTGCCCTACGCCCCCGCCCATACAGATGCAGCTATGAAGGGCCTGCAGAGGGGGACCCGCTGCGAGCGTGTAGCACCCTATGTCGCCAAAGACGAAGGTGCCGAGCTTTTTCAGAGAATAGAAGAGCGCCCTGTGGGAGCAGCCCGGACACAGGTTCGGAGGTCTTTTCGGGAGATCATCCAGTTTCTCCCTTATCTTTGGTCCCTTATAGGCCTTCCCCTTGAGAGAGCTTTCGACGATCTCAGGGGAAAGCTCGTACATGTTGGGGATAAGGTCTTTGCCATGAAAAACTTTGTAGCCAAGGGCCTTGATCTCCGTTTCCAGGAAAGGATCGAGTTCCTCGACTACAATGACCTTTTGCACCTTCTTGAAAAATTTGGCCAGCAATTTCTTAGGCAGCGGCCACACCATGCCGAGCTTGAGGTAAGAATATTTCGGGAAAACCTCTCTCGTATACATGTAGGCGGCGCCTGCCGAGATAACCCCCACGCGCGGATCGTTAATCTCCATCACATTATAAGGAAACTCATCAGCATAAGCCTCAAGGTTCCTCATCCGCTCCTCAATAATCTTGCGACGCACGCGCACGTTAGCGGGAACCATCACATATTTCGTTGCCTGCTTCGGATCGAGGCCAAGGGGTACGGGCGCCGCCTGCCGCTCGCCTAACTCAACCAGGGAGTCTGAATGGGAGACCCTGGTCTCGCCCTTTAACAAGACAGGTGTGTCAAACCTCTCGCTTATTTCAAAGGCAATCTTGGTGAAGTCTTTACATTCCTGCGCGTCGCCCGGCTCCAGCATGGGTACCTTCGCAAACCGCGCCCAGTTGCGGCTATCCTGCTCATTCTGGGAACTGTGGACATTCGGGTCATCAGCAACAACTATGACAAACCCTCCCTTGATGCCCGTATAAGCAAGCGTCATGAAAGGGTCGGATGCGACGTTTAGTCCCACGTGTTTCATGCAGGCAATGGATCGTGCGCCCGCGAATGCAGCACCGGACGCTACCTCCACGGCTACCTTTTCATTTGGAGACCATTGGGAGGTGATCTCCTTGTACTGTGCAATCTCCGCGAGTATCTCGCTGCTCGGGGTTCCCGGATAGGCGCATGCCACGGTAACGCCGGCCTCCCACGCTCCTCGCGCAATCGCTTCATTTCCTTGCAGTATTTTTTTCATGTATTCCTCCTGGCCGGCAATCCCTGTCGGCCTTGAAGCATGGGATGCGTCCCTTCAGGACGCATCCCCACGGTTGTCACTTCTGGTTCGCTTTAAGGAAATCAAGGCAGAATTTCAGGGCCTCATCCCCGGGCAGTCCCTTGGCCTTCGCATTCTTCAAATAATCGTCGAGAAGAGGTTTTACCCTTTCTGCCCACCGTGCATCTTCCTCTTTGGAGAGAGCGATAAGCTTGACCCCTTTCTGTTTGGCAAAATCATAACCCTCTTTATCGACCTCATCCCATACGGCACCCTGCTTCCCCATCCATTCCGCACTTACCTCGTCGAAGATCTTCTGAATGTCCGGAGGCAGGGAGTTCCATTTCGCCTTGTTCATGACGACAAACATACTGGAGGTGTAGGCAGCGCCAAAATCCTGGGTGGTGTACGCTACGACTTCACCCCACTTCCAACCTTGCATGGCCTCCATGGGGGAGAGCGCCCCATCCACTACACCGGTTCGGAGCGCATCGTAGGTTTCCCCCATCGTGGTACCCACAGGAGCTCCTCCCAGTGCCGTGACGATCTTTGCCGCGAGCCCTGTGGCCCTGATCTTCTTGCCTTTCAAATCGTCAAGCTTTGCAATGGGCATTTTTGAGTGGAGGATGCCGGGACCATGCGCATGGAGAAAAAGTACCTTTGTCTCGTCGAGTTCTTTTGGTTTGAACTTAGCATAGAAAGCATTTACGAGGTGCGTGGCCTGGGTGCCTGATTTATATCCCAACGGGAGATCGATAACCTCCATCAGGGGAAATTTTCCCATGGTGTATGCGAAGACACTCTCGCCGATATCGGCAATGCCCTTCACGACATTGTCGTAAGTCTGGGCAGCCGGCGTTAAAACGCCGTTGGGAAAATAGGTGATTTTCACCCTACCGTTGGTTCTCTTCTCTATCTCCTTGCACCACTGTTCGGCAAGTACGCTGTTCTTGTGTGGAGCGGGGAAGAAGTTCGAGTAGTTCAACGTGATCACCTTCTGCTGGGCTGAAGAAACTACGGGAAGCATGACGAGACAGATTGCGAGAACAAAGGCCGTCACCATGAAACTTACAATAGATCTTCTTTTCATAAAACCCTCCTTGATCTTTTATACATTACATGAAGTAATGTAACCCTGCTCTACTGCTACAACCTTTTCTCTTCACCATACGGGTCTCACCTCTCCCGCCTTATGCGTGCGGGCCCATAGGCATCAGAAGCCCGGGAAGCCAGGTCGCCAATCCAGGAAATATAAAGAGGAGGATTGCTGCGACCACAAGACTGATGAGAAAAGGATACACACCGCTATAGATCACGCCAAATGGGACTTTAGTAATCTGTTTTACCACAAAGACGTTGATCGCAACGGGAGGAATCACAACGCCTACCATAACGGTAATACCGATCATCATGCCGAACCAGAGCGGATTATACCCGAGCTTCTCAATGGCCGGATAAAAGATCGGCGTCGCGAGAATCATAAAGGCGAGGTCGTCGATGAAGGACCCTCCGATTTCATAGATGAACGCGATAAAAATCATTATGACCCAGGGAGCAAAGGGAAGTCCCACGATCCAATCAGCAGCGATCATAGGTATTTTGGTTACGGCGATAAAATGGCCGAGTACCGTCGAGCCCGCAATGAGCATCATAACCATACAGGCCGTTCTCAGCGATTCTATAACCGCTTTCCAGAATGCTTTGAGATTTAGATCTCTTTTCGCGAAGGTGAGAACTAAAACGAGAAAGGTCCCCACACTGCCCGCTTCCGTGGGGGTGAAGAAGCCGCCCAGAATACCGCCGATAACGAGCAGGAATATGAATATCACCCATATGACTTCGGGCAAGGATTTGAATCTCTCCGCCCACGTGTACTGTGAGCCTTTCGGTGCAACTTCCGGATACATCTTGCACCAGGCGTAGATTATAAGGATAAAGAAGAAGGCCACGAGCAGACCGGGCACAATACCCGCGAGAAAGAGCCTGCCGATTGACTGGTCCGTGATGACACCGAAGATGATCAGGGTAACGCTTGGCGGCAGAAGTATGCCAAGCGTACCTACGGACGCAACGATCCCTGTGGAGAGTTTTTTTGCATAACCGTATCGGTCCATCTCGGGGATCGCCACGCTCGCAAAAGTGGCCGCTGTGGCCGGAGACGATCCGCAGATGGACTTGAAGGCTGTGGCCCCTGCCACCGTGGCCATTGCAAGTCCGCCGGGAACGTGCCCCATGAATTTATTCGTTGCATCGAAGAGTCGCTTGGCAATCCCAGAATTAAAGGCAACTTGACCCATGAGAACGAAGAGGGGGATAACGGTGAAGCTGTAGGTGTCAAGAACGTCGAAGAAGTCTTTGGCCAAAAGATTCAGTGAGGCCTGCCATGATATGAGATACCCGAACCCCAGGAATCCGATAAGGATCATGGCGAATCCAAGCTCTATGCCAGTTAGGAAGAGAATCAGTACTAATCCCAATGCGATAATGCCTACGGTCACCTCATTCATAGTCGCCTCCGATAATCTTGAGAACATCGCCGATCAACACCAGGAACTCAATGAAACAGCAGACACCCAGGCCGTAGGCGACGGGATAAAACGGAAGCTGCCGGGTGAGGGTAACTTCGCCGGACTTGTAAAGTTCCCCCGCATAGAGGAAAAGATTATACCCGATAAGCACGAAGAGCGCGAGACTGAACACCCTCGTGGTGATGTTGAAAACTGCCCTGCCTGCAGGACTAAACCGCTGGTAAAAGAAATCTACGAAGATATGGCCTCTTAGCCATGAAGTGATAGGGATTGCAAACCCGATCACCACCGCCCCACCGAGGCCGACAATTTCATATGTCCCCACAATGGGATGGCCGAAACGCCTGAGAATAACGTCTGCGACGGTGAGGAGCATGATAAAGACCAGGGCTACGCCC contains the following coding sequences:
- a CDS encoding TRAP transporter large permease, which codes for MNEVTVGIIALGLVLILFLTGIELGFAMILIGFLGFGYLISWQASLNLLAKDFFDVLDTYSFTVIPLFVLMGQVAFNSGIAKRLFDATNKFMGHVPGGLAMATVAGATAFKSICGSSPATAATFASVAIPEMDRYGYAKKLSTGIVASVGTLGILLPPSVTLIIFGVITDQSIGRLFLAGIVPGLLVAFFFILIIYAWCKMYPEVAPKGSQYTWAERFKSLPEVIWVIFIFLLVIGGILGGFFTPTEAGSVGTFLVLVLTFAKRDLNLKAFWKAVIESLRTACMVMMLIAGSTVLGHFIAVTKIPMIAADWIVGLPFAPWVIMIFIAFIYEIGGSFIDDLAFMILATPIFYPAIEKLGYNPLWFGMMIGITVMVGVVIPPVAINVFVVKQITKVPFGVIYSGVYPFLISLVVAAILLFIFPGLATWLPGLLMPMGPHA
- a CDS encoding TRAP transporter substrate-binding protein gives rise to the protein MKRRSIVSFMVTAFVLAICLVMLPVVSSAQQKVITLNYSNFFPAPHKNSVLAEQWCKEIEKRTNGRVKITYFPNGVLTPAAQTYDNVVKGIADIGESVFAYTMGKFPLMEVIDLPLGYKSGTQATHLVNAFYAKFKPKELDETKVLFLHAHGPGILHSKMPIAKLDDLKGKKIRATGLAAKIVTALGGAPVGTTMGETYDALRTGVVDGALSPMEAMQGWKWGEVVAYTTQDFGAAYTSSMFVVMNKAKWNSLPPDIQKIFDEVSAEWMGKQGAVWDEVDKEGYDFAKQKGVKLIALSKEEDARWAERVKPLLDDYLKNAKAKGLPGDEALKFCLDFLKANQK
- a CDS encoding TRAP transporter small permease; the encoded protein is MEGISRGYLGIIEKLSKALQVVGGVALVFIMLLTVADVILRRFGHPIVGTYEIVGLGGAVVIGFAIPITSWLRGHIFVDFFYQRFSPAGRAVFNITTRVFSLALFVLIGYNLFLYAGELYKSGEVTLTRQLPFYPVAYGLGVCCFIEFLVLIGDVLKIIGGDYE
- the iorA gene encoding indolepyruvate ferredoxin oxidoreductase subunit alpha, whose translation is MKKILQGNEAIARGAWEAGVTVACAYPGTPSSEILAEIAQYKEITSQWSPNEKVAVEVASGAAFAGARSIACMKHVGLNVASDPFMTLAYTGIKGGFVIVVADDPNVHSSQNEQDSRNWARFAKVPMLEPGDAQECKDFTKIAFEISERFDTPVLLKGETRVSHSDSLVELGERQAAPVPLGLDPKQATKYVMVPANVRVRRKIIEERMRNLEAYADEFPYNVMEINDPRVGVISAGAAYMYTREVFPKYSYLKLGMVWPLPKKLLAKFFKKVQKVIVVEELDPFLETEIKALGYKVFHGKDLIPNMYELSPEIVESSLKGKAYKGPKIREKLDDLPKRPPNLCPGCSHRALFYSLKKLGTFVFGDIGCYTLAAGPPLQALHSCICMGGGVGQAYGAGKAFGQEGLGKMCAVIGDSTFLHGGIGPVMDTVYNKGYSTTIILDNRITGMTGLQEHAGTGYTLRGEPANMVNYEELVKALGVKNVRKVDPYNVAQTMETIKEELNRDEASVIITENGPCMLHRREKRKFQFPYYTIDTDVCRGCKACLEIGCPAISWVEKEGATKDGKKRKGTVSINRLQCPGCGLCAQICKFEAILPGQA